The Aphis gossypii isolate Hap1 chromosome 3, ASM2018417v2, whole genome shotgun sequence genome includes a region encoding these proteins:
- the LOC114127891 gene encoding cell adhesion molecule Dscam2 isoform X2 yields MKSVCLHVSYYTFTILLSLCQANNELIGPAFRLVPPFNVQFSNDTGIKIDCTAFGNPTPQVQWYLEDGTRVMTIPKIRVVHQNGSLIFLSFGPSSYMHDVHSAQYRCKASNAVGQIISGAVHINAVMNQNYDVQVYAEYVSIGNTALLRCHVSAHASNYVMVTSWTQDDIIHFYPNVDSGGKYLVLGNGDLYINNVDSSDGFKSYTCRTVHKLTGETKASSFPGHITVNDPTENQRPRVVVETDSRKQVKVGEDLILSCLSQGFPIPTYRWYRENGDVLKALAHDPRLSVPIPGLLKIEKIRLDDDGKYVCISNNSVGEETVHHTVFVTEPLSVNILPQKVVGSSLLDPTKSVQFVCTVNGHPINRIMWYKNGQPLMQLNGRVRVTSSLHKQVLMLSPLNKDDQGMYQCFGTNDWDMAHDNTQLLLGDIGPELVYWFTEQTLQPGPSLSLKCVASGNPLPQFTWTLDGFPIPESNRILVGQYVTAHDDVIAHVNISSLKVEDGGEYTCTAHNEIAHVSHSSRINVYGVPFVREMPSVHVVAGKQLIVKCPVAGYPIESINWERDGLTLPVNLRQKVYSNGTLTIEQVQRQTDAGTYTCQAKNHHGHSSRRDVEIQVLIRPKILPIPPMTNLLAEGMRAAISCQIVEGDLPVMFTWTKDGDGVNNGLGVGTATRNHDEYSSSLIIDRITAEHAGNYTCIATNLAGEEKFTVPLTVNVPPKWTVEPEDTNVVMGYPCMLHCQAEGYPTPMVVWKKSFGDSIDEYKDFLYEPNVNFFRNGTLEFLHTSKANEGKYMCEAKNDISPGLSKVIQLKINAPVKFIQKTKQIQVKLNDDAHIQCIAVGDKPLQISWKGSTNMPILKDIDRRFTIREQTKDNGIMSELGISPVYRHDTGFFKCTGSNFYGQDENSIELIVQETPESPKDIRILNQQSRSMEITWNQPYDGNSVILNYIVQYKLVASLWIADPAKVIIAGTQTITTIEGLTPATSYHIRVIAENAIGLSEPSDEAQAFTQEEVPSMAPQNIRAEAKSKTELSIMWEPPPSESCNGILIGYHVGYLSTDDKQNPTSQTVPHSRYIIKTVNINAQYSEDFIINGLTPYTTYSIVVQAFNSKGAGPFSKPITVQTDEGIPTMPPEKPTCRSLTSQSIQVSWDLPLPAGRNGKIQGFKVSYQPAEDWYEKNEFETKITTIQYTTIQALLKYTNYSISVFAFTSKGDGVQSDPIYCKTEEDTPSVPADIKAVISSIKTIVVSWLPPVRSNGRLTGYILYISILSGHKDSKPIKKILSPSIEVFEASRIIDSAKYQFWVKALTKVGEGESTRTITVLPTIKIPAQIVSFSQVLIMRWKKNVTLSCKRVGLPYPQPIWTKGGRSIISSGRYQINKDGSLVIHDVQHSDRGNYTCAVENTHGKDEISYAIHVRVPPSPPKLIVFLEETDSLQLKWTDTAEPDIPILGYIINFKREHGDWEEIHIDAKTHFHTLQKLLCGTRYQLYITAYNKIGTGLPCDILTSYTKGSVPIPPESPTEAITYNSSTVTAWFDLWGSGGCDILYYTIEWKQQISEEWISSDGSKPVVPKERMYTVEGLEPATKYQLKVIAHNNIGSSYALYNFTTLTIDGATVIPFDLYTEIAPEEASVFTSITTAISLIIALVVVSSIAAFTYYYKVMKRSDEESVRDQSQRSRDQRYSVRGQSQQTLSCDSVTFKTDSTEYMDEICPYATFELAKQPQGESTFSGNIYSGPYHSVRGSFVYHQPKASTSEQYNFVQRKEPEYTKVRQKGRKLRDPHSESQESDNLGSTDSEVKRILTLHLPISEYDTHGSDSDNGETRRNQSASQELVSFRHRMSREVSNEGTSSSSENSIAEVRKPSIVPPLRKPKSKSQVFTKRSLKSNSGFSSHNDDINFSERLNPPARFSDSRPMRQNEGNEYERRPKISSHQRRSPRRLTQETSFQIDV; encoded by the exons ATGAAGTCTGTGTGCCTACATGTCAGTTACTATACCTTCACCATCCTTTTATCAT tATGTCAGGCAAATAACGAATTAATAGGACCAGCATTTCGTCTAGTACCACCATTCAACGTCCAGTTTTCCAACGATACTGGTATCAAAATCGATTGTACTGCATTTGGGAATCCTACTCCACAAGTACAATGGTACTTAG AGGACGGAACAAGGGTTATGACAATACCAAAAATCAGAGTAGTACATCAGAACGgtagtttaatatttcttagttTTGGCCCAAGTTCTTACATGCACGATGTACACAGTGCACAATACAGATGTAAAGCTAGTAATGCAGTTGGTCAAATCATAAGTGGAGCAGTTCATATTAATGCTG tcATGAATCAAAATTATGATGTTCAAGTTTATGCCGAGTATGTCAGTATTGGAAATACTGCGCTATTGCGATGCCATGTTTCTGCACATGCTTCTAACTATGTAATGGTAACGTCGTGGACACAGGATGATATAATTCACTTTTATCCTAATGTTGATTCTGGTGGAAAATATTTGGTACTAGGAAATggcgatttatatattaacaatgttGATTCTAGCGAtggatttaaaagttatacttGTAGAACTGTGCATAAGTTAACTGGTGAAACCAAAGCTAGTTCGTTTCCTGGACATATCACTGTGaatg ACCCTACTGAAAACCAACGACCAAGAGTTGTTGTGGAAACCGATAGTAGAAAACAAGTTAAAGTGGGAGAAGATCTTATACTATCTTGTTTATCTCAAGGATTCCCTATACCAACTTATAGATGGTATAGGGAAAATGGAGACGTACTTAAAGCCTTAGCGCATGATCCACGTTTATCAGTACCCATTCCTGGTCTTCtcaaaatcgaaaaaattcgTTTAGATGATGATGGAAAATATGTTTGCATATCAAATAATAGTGTTGGCGAAGAAACAGTTCATCATACCGTTTTTGTCACTG aacccCTTTCAGTGAATATACTACCACAAAAAGTAGTTGGTTCCTCACTCTTAGATCCTACAAAGTCAGTTCAGTTTGTATGTACAGTAAATGGGCATCCAATCAATAGAATAATGTGGTATAAAAATGGACAACCCTTAATGCAATTAAATGGTAGAGTGCGTGTGACATCATCACTACATAAGCAAGTATTGATGTTATCACCATTGAATAAAGATGATCAAGGAATGTACCAATGTTTTGGAACAAATGATTGGGATATGGCTCATGATAATACTCAATTACTACTTggag ATATTGGACCTGAACTTGTATATTGGTTTACCGAGCAAACTTTACAACCGGGGCCttctttatcattaaaatgcgTAGCATCAGGAAACCCTCTTCCACAGTTCACTTGGACTTTAGATGGATTTCCAATACCAGAATCGAATAGAATTTTGGTGGGCCAGTATGTTACTGCACATGATGATGTTATCGCCCATGTTAACATATCTTCATTGAAAGTGGAAGATGGTGGAGAGTACACATGTACAGCACATAATGAAATCGCACATGTTTCACATTCTTCCAGGATAAATGTTTACGGAGTTCCTTTCGTAAGGGAAATGCCAAGTGTTCATGTTGTAGCTGGAAAACAGCTTATAGTTAAGTGTCCTGTAGCAGGTTATCCGATTGAATCAATTAATTGGGAACGGG acggATTAACATTACCAGTTAATCTCCGTCAAAAAGTTTACAGTAATGGAACTCTAACAATAGAACAAGTTCAACGGCAAACTGATGCTGGTACTTATACTTGTCAAGCAAAAAATCATCACGGTCATTCTTCAAGGAGAGATGTCGAAATTcaagttttaa ttcggccgaaaattttaccaattcCCCCCATGACTAATCTTTTAGCTGAAGGTATGCGTGCAGCAATTTCATGTCAAATTGTCGAAGGTGACCTTCCTGTAATGTTTACTTGGACAAAAGATGGGGATGGAGTAAACAATGGCTTAGGAGTGGGAACAGCTACAAGAAATCATGATGAGTATTCGTCATCGTTAATTATAGATCGCATTACTGCTGAACATGCAGGAAACTATACGTGTATAGCAACAAATTTAGCAGGAGAAGAGAAATTTACCGTACCCCTAACAGTTAacg TTCCTCCAAAATGGACAGTTGAACCTGAAGACACCAATGTGGTTATGGGCTATCCATGCATGTTACATTGTCAGGCAGAAGGTTATCCTACGCCGATGGTAGTTTGGAAGAAATCGTTTG gtgaTTCAATTGATGAATATAAGGACTTTTTATACGAACCCAATGTAAATTTCTTTAGAAACGGAACTTTAGAGTTTTTGCATACTAGTAAGGCTAATGAAGGGAAGTATATGTGTGAagcaaaaaatgatattagtCCTGGACTGAGCAAAgtcatacaattaaaaataaatg CTCCAGTaaagtttatacaaaaaactaaGCAAATTCaagttaaacttaatgatGATGCTCATATACAGTGTATTGCTGTGGGAGATAAGCCATTACAAATATCTTGGAAAGGATCTACTAATATGCCAATTTTAAAGGACATAGATCGAAG GTTTACTATAAGAGAACAAACTAAAGATAATGGAATAATGTCAGAGCTTGGAATATCACCTGTATATAGACATGATACAgggttttttaaatgtaccgGAAGTAATTTTTACGGACAAGATGAGAACTCGATCGAATTGATAGTGCAGG AGACGCCTGAAAGTCCAAAAGATATTAGAATTTTGAATCAACAAAGTCGGTCAATGGAAATAACATGGAATCAACCATACGACGGAAAcagtgttatattaaattatattgttcaataCAAATTAGTTGCAT cTTTATGGATAGCAGACCCAGCAAAAGTAATTATTGCTGGTACTCAAACCATTACAACCATCGAGGGATTAACACCCGCAACGTCTTACCATATTCGAGTTATTGCAGAAAATGCCATTGGATTAAGTGAGCCCAGTGATGAAGCACAAGCTTTTACGCAAGAAGAag TTCCCAGTATGGCACCTCAAAATATTCGTGCTGAAGCTAAAAGCAAAACAGAACTTTCAATAATGTGGGAACCACCTCCGTCAGAGTCTTGTAATGGAATTTTAATTGGATATCACGTTGGATACTTATCGACGGACGATAAACAAAATCCTACATCACAAACGGTACCACACAGCCGTTACATCATAAAAACAGTTAACATTAATGCTCAATATAGCGAAGACTTTATCATAAATGGTCTAACACCGTATACGACGTATTCAATCGTTGTACAAGCTTTTAATAGCAAAGGTGCTGGACCATTTTCTAAGCCTATTACGGTGCAAACTGACGAAGGAA TACCAACAATGCCACCCGAAAAACCGACATGTAGATCTTTAACATCACAAAGCATTCAAGTATCGTGGGATTTACCACTGCCTGCGGGTCGCAATGGTAAAATACAAGGTTTTAAAGTATCGTATCAACCAGCAGAAGACTGGTATG aaaaaaatgaatttgaaaCGAAAATTACTACTATACAATACACGACAATTCAAgctttattgaaatatacaaattatagcaTATCAGTATTTGCATTTACAAGTAAAGGGGATGGAGTTCAAAGTGATCCAATTTACTGCAAAACTGAAGAAGACA cTCCTTCGGTACCAGCAGATATCAAAGCAGTAATAAGCTCTATAAAAACCATTGTTGTATCTTGGCTTCCACCAGTTCGTTCAAATGGGAGACTTAccggttatattttatacatatcaatTTTAAGCGGTCACAAAGAT tcaaaaccgataaaaaaaatacttagtcCGTCCATTGAAGTTTTCGAAGCATCAAGAATCATTGATAGCGCAAAATACCAGTTTTGGGTTAAAGCATTGACTAAAGTTGGGGAAGGCGAGAGCACTAGAACCATTACCGTACTACCTACGATTAAAATCCCCGCTCAGATAGTATCGTTCAGTCAAGTTTTGATTATGCGATGGAAGAAAAACGTAACATTAAGTTGTAAAAGAGTAGGTTTACCGTATCCTCAACCAATATGGACAAAAGGTGGACGATCAATCATTTCGAGTGGAAGATATCAG ATAAACAAAGATGGGTCGTTGGTTATACACGATGTACAACATTCAGATCGAGGAAACTATACGTGTGCTGTGGAGAATACACACGGGAAAGATGAAATTTCATACGCTATTCATGTTAGAG taccacCGTCACCTCCGaagttaattgtatttttagaagAAACTGATAGTTTACAACTGAAGTGGACGGATACAGCTGAACCAGACATACCAATACTAg gctatataatcaattttaaacgtGAACATGGTGATTGGGAAGAAATTCATATTGATGCAAAGACACATTTTCatacattacaaaaattactttGTGGCACAAGATATCAATTGTATATTACAGCGTACAACAAAATTGGAACGGGTCTACCATGTGACATTTTAACATCATATACTAAAGGCTccg TGCCTATCCCACCTGAATCACCAACTGAagcaataacatataatagcTCAACAGTAACAGCCTGGTTTGATCTATGGGGAAGTGGAGgatgtgatatattatattatacaatcgaATGGAAACAACAAATATCTGAAGAGTGGATCTCAAGTGATGGCAGTAAACCTGTAGTTCCAAAAGAACGTATGTATACTGTTGAAGGTCTTGAACCAGCAACTAAATATCAATTGAAAGTCattgcacataataatatcggtTCATCATATGCATTGTACAACTTCACCACTCTCACAATTGATGGAG CGACTGTTATACCGTTTGATTTATATACTGAAATAGCACCAGAAGAAGCTTCAGTATTTACATCAATCACAACTGCAATATCTTTGATAATAGCATTAGTCGTTGTATCATCGATCGCAGCatttacatactattataaagtCATGA aaCGCTCAGACGAAGAATCGGTTAGAGATCAAAGTCAACGGAGCCGTGATCAACGATATTCAGTCAGGGGACAATCGCAACAAACCTTAAGTTGTGATTCAGTAACATTTAAAACCGATTCAactg aatacatGGATGAAATTTGTCCGTACGCAACATTTGAACTTGCCAAACAACCACAAGGTGAAAGTACATTTAGTGGTAATATTTACAGTGGACCATACCATTCAGTAAGAGGTTCATTTGTTTATCATCAACCTAAAGCGTCAACGTccgaacaatataattttgttcaa aggAAGGAACCTGAGTATACAAAAGTCCGCCAAAAAGGAAGAAAACTTAGAGATCCTCATTCCGAAAGTCAag AATCAGACAATTTAGGTAGTACAGATTCTGAAGTAAAGCGGATTTTAACACTTCACCTGCCTATTTCAGAGTATGACACTCACGGTAGTGACTCTGACAATGGTGAAACAAGACGAAATCAATCAGCAAGTCAAGAACTTGTTTCATTTAGACATCGAATGAGTAgag AAGTGAGTAACGAAGGCACCAGCTCTTCGTCAGAGAATTCTATAGCAGAAGTCAGAAAACCTTCTATAGTTCCTCCTCTTCGAAAACCTAAATCCAAAAgtcaagtatttacaaaaaGATCACTGAAAAGCAACAGTGGTTTTTCAAGTCataatgatgatattaattttag CGAACGTTTAAATCCTCCGGCTAGATTTTCAGACTCCAGACCAATGCGACAAAACGAGGGAAATGAATATGAACGTCGTCCAAAAATATCATCGCATCAACGAAGATCACCAAGAAGACTTACACAAGAGACTTCATTCCAAATAGATGTCTAG